The DNA region agggggacacgtctggcactgcaggatttgagtccctggcggtgtagtatGTTActtatggtaggctttgttactttggtcccagctctctgcaggtcattcactaggtccccccgtgtggttctgggatttttgctcaccgttcttgtgatcattttgaccccacggggtgagatcttgtgtggagtcccagatcaagggagattatcagtggtcttgtatgtcttccatttcctaataattgctcccacagttgatttcttcaaaccaagctgcttacctattgcagattcaatcttcccagcctggtgcaggtctacaattttgtttctggtgtcctttaacagctctttggtcttggccatagtggagtttggagtgtgactgtttgagtttgtggacaggtgtcttttatactgataacaagttcaaacaggtgccattaatacaggtaacgagtggaggacagaggagcctcttaaataagaagttacaggtctgtgagagccagaaatcttgcttgtttgtaggtgaccaaatacttattttccaccataatttgcaaataaattcattaaaaatcctacaatgtgattttctggattttttttcctcattttgtctgtcatagttgaagtgtacctatgatgaaaatcacaggcctctctcatctttttaagtgggagaacttgcacaattggtggctgactaaatacttttttgccccactgtaaatgaaAAAGGCTTGTTTGATCCTATGACAAGAAACATTCCAGTTGAGAGTTGTTGCAGGTTGAAAGAAATCATACCATTTTCACAccaccctgccgccccgaatCAAGCTTTGCTGGCTCCGATATCAATATCAACTAGCCACTATGGTGGACACATAATTAGGCAAGCTCAGTACAGAAACGCTCAGGTTAGTTTGACTCAGTTATGTGAAAAGCTCTTTAGTCTGTTCCTCTTCAAAAGATAGAGATTcaagtggagatggagggtgacaAGGAGTTACCTCAGGCCAGAAGTCTGATACTCTGATCACTTCCAAAAAACACAGGTGTAATATGCTGTCTCATAAAGCCAGTGGATGAAGAcagtctcctctccactgttATAATGGGATAACATGCAGCAGGCCCACAACACAACTAGAGCAAAAACCTCCCTAAACTCCCTCAATAAGTCACGTCTCAAACATCACTCATCGGTGACACTGTAGTGGAGACTCAATTTCATCTGTGAAATGTTGGAGATGATAAAAGTCACGCCAATATAAATTAACAGGCTGTAAATGTTTAATGTGACTACTTCTTCAGGCTGATTTGGCTTTGAAGAGGATTGGATCTGTAAGAGAAAAATCCCCAGATTTTTTCCCCTATTCATAGTAGAGTAGACAGGAGTTCAAAATGCCATGGGCAATGTTCCTCACAAACAGGAGAAAAAGACAAGATTTTTAAGGTGAACATTCTAACTGTGATCACAGTGATGTGCTGTGGCAGAGGCTGTTGACTAGAGCAGAAAACAACAATTGGTCAGGATAAGATTAAGATCAGCACCTGGTCCACTTGTTGAGCATCTGATTTAGTGAAATCTACTGGACCGGAAATTCAAAACAAGACTTCAAGTTTTGTATCTATCATATTTCCCATTGTAaaatcaatacatttttttagtCTAATAGGCTACATTGTAATTCTGTATTAGAATCTTTGAGTAAGCACTGCCCTCTGCTGGTTTCAGAACTGCAACAATGTACTTGATCAGTGTGGCCATTCTGCATGAAATAGGCCTGCCTAATGACTCCAGTGAAATTCCATACATTTCATCCAGCTCTCTGCTCTGATTAAAAGCAAATTACAGAAATGTACCATAAAACACAGATTTTAAGAGTTTGCTAATGATCTGTCAAAGTCTGCCAACTTTAAATGTCATGCTGACAACATCATCTATGCCAGCATGTAATTCATCGTGCACCTGCACAGCGGATACACCCTTGGGAGTCCCTGTGAGAATCAGATCCCCCTCTTCTAGGGTGATGATCTCACTGATGTAGCTGATgagaaagggaatggagaaaaTCATCTGAGAGGTGCAGCCATTCTGGCGCATCTGGCCGTTCACATTGAGCCATATCTTCACGTTTCCCGGGTCGGGTATACGCTCTTTGGGGATGAATTCACTGACGGGACAAGATGTGTTGAACGCTTTGGCCAGAGTCCACGGAAGACCTTTAGACTTGCAGTCATCCTGGACGTCCCGAGCTGT from Oncorhynchus tshawytscha isolate Ot180627B unplaced genomic scaffold, Otsh_v2.0 Un_scaffold_1341_pilon_pilon, whole genome shotgun sequence includes:
- the fahd1 gene encoding acylpyruvase FAHD1, mitochondrial, whose amino-acid sequence is MTSRNISRFWEWGKKIICVGRNYADHAKELNNIVPTEPVLFLKTPSAYLTEGSPILIPKYSNSVHHEIELGVVIGKGGTTIPQSSAMQHVAGYALCLDMTARDVQDDCKSKGLPWTLAKAFNTSCPVSEFIPKERIPDPGNVKIWLNVNGQMRQNGCTSQMIFSIPFLISYISEIITLEEGDLILTGTPKGVSAVQVHDELHAGIDDVVSMTFKVGRL